The nucleotide window AAAAATACCACAGAAATCTCCAAAGACAGCTCCAGACTAGACCTGGGTGCTTACAGAAAGGAACTATGGCCAAGAGaaagcatcaaaggaaaaaagtaaacaaatcattACCATTCTTTAATagtgaagtgaaaaaaaaaaaataactgtgtaCTGTACGATAAATGCCCAGGACGCAGGGAAACTTGGCCATCTGTCGTTTTTAGACTGGTACATAATTTGTGATCACAAGACTAGTTATTACAGATTCTCCTATGATTTAATGAACTTAAAATATTCAGGAGAAAAAACCCACTTCATTctaaccaacaaagaaaaaaattccaatgTTTCCCTTtcatgggaaaaaaacaaaacaaagacaagtaTATAGATTACCAGTGTATAAAAGGTTACTATTTCCTGGTCTTCCTTCCCTGACGTTCTAAGTGTCACCAAACTTTATTTGGTAAAATTTTATTACCTGTTCTAAGCCTCATCCTACCCacctccaaaacaaaaacaaacaaaaaaaccctaattaTTCCCAACATTAGATAGCAGAACAGCCCATCAAATCACACTGTATTACTGGGGCCAAGCCAGCTTTCAGTTCAAAGTGCCACATGACACATGCTAAGTAATACAGGGCCACACGCTTTTTGCACCTGAggtgcaaaaagcaaaaagcaatcTCCACTCCTTCAGTTACAGACAATTGCAAGGCTGGGCTGACTAAGATGTggcaaataaaatgcaaaaaacaaacaaacaaacaaaaacccagaaggtcaaaataataaaaaggccAAACAGAAGCCAGCATGCAGAGGAGAGAATTTGGGgcagagatgggaggaggacctccaacTGTCCTGGGGACAAACAGAACCTTCAACAGAAGTACTtacaacagaaaacagagaaatttcaCTTGCTCAGTAGTCCTGGTGCACCAACAAGATTAGAGACAGCAAAGAGACACACAGATGGAAAAGAATCATGTGAAAGCTAGAACATTTGTCTTTTGTCTGGCAGATGTAAAAGTTGCACAGTTCTTTAATATCATGTGAGatacaaatgaaaaataccaTATTAACGCCAGGCAGAGAGGCGCACACCTTTTAAGtccagcacttggcaggtggaactctgggagttcaaggccaacatgacCTACATACAAAGCCagttccgggccagccagggctacacagtgagactttgtctcagaacaaacaaaatattaaaatataaaaaaatcatattcGTGACTGTTAGCCCTGGCAAATGAATGGTGACAAGACCTTAGCTTTCATGAAGCAGAGACGGATAAAGTGCCCCCCTCTGTGTGTAATTGTATAGCACACAGAAACACCACTTCACTACTGAGCACACTCTCACTACCTGTCCAAGACCGGGTCAAAGGCAAGGCCTGAACAAAGACAGTGGAGCAGGCACCTGGCCGACTCCTCCACAGGCATCACTAAGACACTCAGAGAGTGTGACACAATATGCCTGTCAGtcagcactcagcaggctgaggcaggaggatcaaaagccAGAGGCTAGCCCGAACTTCACCCAGTGAGACTCTGCTTTGAAAGAAGGGTAGAATGATTTTTGTCATCTGTATTATCTGGTCTGCAATATCCTAACCGTGTTGTATTGTCTCTGTTTCAATGCATCTTCCAAAAACCTGTCTATCCACCATGGCTCTATGCTTCAGCTGTCTTCAAAAGCAAAGGGGCTCTTCGCTCCAAATCCTACCACTGCACAAGAGCCCCAGAGCTCttttcttgaaagaaaagaagtttgGTCAGGTACAAAATATTCAATCAAGTGTATGTGATTTATTAGATCAATAAATTATCCTATAAAAATGGAacagtagaaaaaaacaaaacaaaacaaacaaacaaaagaagagtaGGAAACGCCACCGGGTGAGGATGGCAGGACTCGGAAGTAGCCATGTCTTGGTTCTAAATCTAAAGTGCTGAGTCAGTTTCTCCTTTCTGAGCCCAGATCTGACCTCACAGAACAGCACCGGCCTCACACCTTCAGCCTGCAGCTGGGAAGAAGGGCCATCAAGTACTGTGGCTTTGGCAGGCATCTAGGAGGCAAAGAGCCAAGGCAACAGCATGCCCAGCATGTACCCCAAGCCTTGAGAGTCAGGAGGAGACTGTATAATCAGTTATGGTTTTAAAGCCCATTTAATTACTCGTCTGTAATCCGAGAGCAGATTTGGAACTCCCATCGCTTTATTCCTGTTAAACGTACCGGACACTCTAGAAGAACTGCTTCCTATATGGCCTGACTCCCTTGATCTTGAAATTAGTATTTCTATTCTTTAACCCCTGCCATATTTTCCTTTACAGTGTAATTCACAAACTGGTGTTTTGAAGACAAAGTAATATTAGCCGGGAGTGggggcacatgcctataatcccagaactcagggaggcagaggcaggaggattgctgtgagttccaggctagcctggtctacaaagtgagccaggacaaccaaggctacacaggcaaaccccgaggcaggaggattgctgtgagttccaggctagcctggtctacaaagtgagccaggacaaccaaggctacacaggcaAACCCcgagccaaataaataaataaataaataaataaataaataaggtaagTAGGTAGGTAAGCAAGCAAATCAAAAACAAACGATGTTTAAGAGTATCTCTCagggctggagacacagctcagcagtttagagcactggctgtttctcCAGAAGACCCTGGTTCGGTTCCAGCAGCATGGGGACTCACATGGTCCGTAACTACAGCtctcagggaatctgatgcccttttctggcctctgcaggcaccaggcttaTGAAAGTGGTACAGAGACATAgaggctcctcctgcctcagccagctGAGCGCTGTCTGACAGGCCTATTATGCCATGTTGGCTCTCTTAGGTTCCTTAGTGATGCCTATGGTGGAGTCGGCCAGGTGTCTTTTCCACTGCATTGAAAAACACCCCTATTTCCCTAGCCAATCTGACCACAACCACAAATACACTTCCTTTCAGCATTTTATCCTGTCACTGGGCCCTTGCATCCAGTTTTTACAAAATGTCACAGTTATAAACAGGTCGACTTTAATCTTTTATTCAACTAGAGTTTCCTGATAGTGTAATCCGGAATCAAAATGTAAAACCTAACATGGAATATGGCCTGAGGGATTTCCCTGGGAATTCCCAAACTAAAGACCTTCCGGTTTCCTGGGAGAAGAAGCGGCAGGAGGAACACACAGCAGATTTACCTGGCCTCAACTGGCCACTTGGACTGCTCTCAGTTCTCATCACAGACATTTGCTAACAACTAGAAACACACAGGAAACAAGAACTCCATCACTACCACCAACAAAACTCACAACTCTGTTCCATGAGAGTGTTCTGGGTTTCTGGCATCACTGACCCTACACAGGCAAGGTGAAGTGTGAAGATGGGAGCTAGCACTGACACTGGAATTCAGTATACAATGTGATTCCTGGGGGATTCCTGAAAACCTCTAATCTTTACTCGATTTATTTTAAATCAAAAAGTATCCAGGGTAGGGGGAGATGACTTAAATAAGTCAAGAATTCAGAAATAAGGCAGAAATCAACAAAAGAAACTTCTGATGATTCCAAACGCACAGAAGAGAGTGTTCCACTGCGCCTCACACATTTGTGAGTGCGATTCACGGAAACCAAACTCCCAGAAAGCACTCTAGAACACATGCCCAGCACCCGCTGTCACTCACGTTATCAAACGCGACTTTGCCTTCTTGGGTGAGTCTAAGGTTTCATTAACATGATTACCAGTGGTGGAGCAAAAGGTGCTGCTTGTCAAAGCTGCAGTTGGCGTAAAGGGATCCATGGCTTCATCGAAGTTATCTGGGCCAAAGTGGTTGGAGCCtttggaggagaggggaggggagttcTGCAGAACAGGGCAGCCCCCGAAGGAATTAAAGTTGGGGTGAGCCCATTTACTTGGGTCTAGCTTAGGAGACTCTTGGGAGAGGGAGGCATCTTGAACTGTGGGGTCTGCAAGTGGCTCAGCACCCACAGGCTTACTGATGCCATCTTTTACTATGCTGGGCGTCAGTCTGTTACTAGGCTTCCTGCCAAGCTGCCTTGGAAGGGCATTCCCGGCCTCTACATTTTCCCCATCTTCTGTAAAATCATCCTCAAGTTTCAGAGGCGAGTTCCCGGAACCCTTCTGCAGCTCAATGCCGAGATCGCTGGTGTCATTACTGAGAACGTCAGCAGCTTCTTTAAGGCTAAGGGAAGATTTCTGGGCCCTGGCACCTCTCGGCGCACTAAGAAGCGTGCTCTTATCCAATTCATGGGGAATGGACTGGGAGGAAGCCTTCGGGAGAGGTGAACCCTCCAAGATCCTTTCGGTTTCAGAGGCGTCGCCCCCAGCTATCTTCTTCCTCAGGGAGACAGGCTTGGGCCTTCTTAGCTTGCTTCTGCTGGCCACTGGCTCTGGACAGGGGCCTCCAGTCTTCTGACCGGCTTCTGGAAAAGCCTCTAAAGTAACCACCATGCTTCCTTCCATCACTGGCGTGTCCTGAGTGGCTTCGGGTGTGAAGGACAAAGCCTTGCCTGAGAGCGCAGGTACACAGCCATTGGCTGCTTTTGTTCCAAGAGCCACTGGGTCCTCTGTGTACTTCCTGGTTTCTATTGAAAATGGCCGCACCACTGAGATCTTGCTGACATCGTGTTCGGCCTCTCCTCTGACATCCTTGACTGAGAGAGAATCAATGGTTGCCTGTGGCACTTCATTTTCCGAAGATCTAGAACCTGTATCAGACGGACATTTTTCAATCACTTCTGCTACCAACCGTTCATCAGCTTCTTGTGattctaaaaaacaaagaaggaaagaaagaaagaaaactctatTAAATAAttcttttggagctggagagatggctcaatgattaagagAACCAAAGagccaggttcaactcccagcatcaacatggcagctcacaattttaactccagttctcggggatctgacaccctcacacagacacacatgcaggcaaaacaccaatgcacataataaaaaaaattaaaacctttcTACTACTGGTAAAGAGCCTGTCTGTATGACTTCACCTCAAAGAGCAGCAGCACCTGCTTTAACATCCGCTTTCTTCTACTCTTAGTGCAGCCGTAATGGCAGTTTTACCTCAAAAAGCCTGACGAGCTCCACACTCTAACATGAGTTTCCTTGCTATGCTAGTACCATAGTATTAGGCAACGTAGATTAATGAAGGCTCTGCTGCAGCAACATGTCCTGTGTGATCCCAACGCCTGTGGAATTCACTCACTGTAGCTCGGCGGAAAGCCTGCTGGGCAGAATGTTTCAGTCGGCAGAACTGAATCCAGAAGAGTCAAGGTCACCATTTTTGCCtccttttgggacccttttcctacTAGGTTGCCTCGTCCAGCCCTGACATGAGGGTTTGTGTCTGGTCTTACTCTATCTTGTTATGCCACGTTTGGTTGGTGTCCTTGGAAGCCTGTTCTCTTCTAAATGGAAAATGGAGgcggagtggatctgggggagaaggGAAGCTGGGTGGGGGGCACTGAGAAATGCAGGAAGGGGAGCAGCGGTAGGGATGTATCATATGAGAAGAATTTAAAAGTCATGGGCTAAAACGGAATGAActgttacaaaaataaaaaataagaaaaatcccACCATGGCCAGATCACGGTCTACTTTTCTATAGACTTAATAGCTAGAAAACCACGAAAAAGGTAAAACAAGTATTGTTTCTAAAAGGTGGATGTAGCAGCCAGGaggtgctggcacacacctttagcccctggactcaggaggcagaggcaggtggatctctgagttcaaggcagaAGCAGAGAACCATGAGTTGAATACAAACACAGaaatagctttaaaaacaaatatcctTTCATTGGCTATGACAAAAACCATTAGAAAATTCATTTGTTCCCTTGTAACATCTATTTCTAGGCTAGGGTAATAATTCCTCAATCCTTGTAAACAAAATTACTTCTTAATTTCTGTTGCACAAGAAAATATGCAAATTTACTAGAAAGGTCTAAGTGGGGGAATTTCGTAAAGTGCAAACTAAGTGCTTTGCTCGATCCAACCTGAATAACATTTTATCAAGAGAAACAAAGTAAGCCGTAAGTAAAGTCTCACCTCATGACTTTTAAGGAAACCGACAGGTGGCCCTCTGAGAGAGAACGCCTCCCAAAATCCTAACCAGGACCCATAGGTGAGCACCACCATTTCTTAGAGCGCGCACATCTTGTGTGACGCTCTCTgtggagctctggctggcttcaccccacactgatcctcctgcctcagcctccccagtgctgggattacaggaacacGCCACCATGTCCTGTAATTACATGGGACTTAGCAACCTTACTCTGGAGAACCTTCAAATATTCTCCGAATGGCCTT belongs to Meriones unguiculatus strain TT.TT164.6M chromosome 4, Bangor_MerUng_6.1, whole genome shotgun sequence and includes:
- the Tacc1 gene encoding transforming acidic coiled-coil-containing protein 1 isoform X3: MGGSHSQGRGPGLAWETPPTGADAAASDSEGNFETPEAETPIRSPLKESCDTSLGLAEPEAKTQESQEADERLVAEVIEKCPSDTGSRSSENEVPQATIDSLSVKDVRGEAEHDVSKISVVRPFSIETRKYTEDPVALGTKAANGCVPALSGKALSFTPEATQDTPVMEGSMVVTLEAFPEAGQKTGGPCPEPVASRSKLRRPKPVSLRKKIAGGDASETERILEGSPLPKASSQSIPHELDKSTLLSAPRGARAQKSSLSLKEAADVLSNDTSDLGIELQKGSGNSPLKLEDDFTEDGENVEAGNALPRQLGRKPSNRLTPSIVKDGISKPVGAEPLADPTVQDASLSQESPKLDPSKWAHPNFNSFGGCPVLQNSPPLSSKGSNHFGPDNFDEAMDPFTPTAALTSSTFCSTTGNHVNETLDSPKKAKSRLITTTEQVKFLCFLLSGCKVKKYETQSLDLDGCSQDEDAVISQISDIPNRDGHATDEEKLASTSCGQKSAGAEVKGIEKEACQKTEKEELAVHGLLESSSEKAPVSVACGGESPLDGICLSEADKTAVLTLIREEIITKEIEANEWKKKYEETREEVLEMRKIVAEYEKTIAQMIEDGQKTSKTSQSFQQLTMEKEQALADLNSVERSLSDLFRRYENLKGVLEGFKKNEEALKKCAQDSLARVKQEEQRYQALKIHAEEKLHRANEEIAQVRSKAKAESAALHAGLRKEQMKVESLERALQQKNQEIEELTKICDELISKLGKSE